The nucleotide window ctcaattccaagtgTCATGTTTAAAGTAAACAAGGCACTACTCATGCAGAGTACCATTCCAAAAGTAAAATATCCTGGTAGCTGTTTTTCATTGGCAGGGACTAAAGCAGTCGTCAGATTAGAAGAAAAGCtgagtgcaccaaaatattgagatagctttAATAAAAAAAccagtccagagcatttagaacctcagactaggccgaaggttcaccttccaacaggacaataatTCTAAGCACACAGCGAGAGTTGCTTATAGACAATTCTGTGAATGTCTTTGAGTGGTCcggccagagcctgggcttgaacgcaatcaaatatttttggagaaacctgtcagagcttgagaggtcaagaggtgaggagaagaatggcaaataattgccaaatgctgatgttcaaaacttgtcgcatcatacctAAAAAGACTTGAAAAGGTGCTTCAGCCAAGCCTagttaagagtatgaatacttatgcaatgcaattatttcagtttttttatttttaatacatttacaaagaTGTGACAATTCCATTTTTGCTTTGCTataatggtgtatggagtgcgattgatgtggaaaaaaagtaatttaagcagtttaacataagacagcaacataacaaaacgtgaaaaaaaaaaaaatgaaagggtatgaatactttcgcaaggcataGTATCTAAACTTATTGGGAATACTCTAGAAACACTCATATCTATGTTTTTATCTTTCTGTCCTTCTCACTATCCCTCATTTGCAACTTTGACTCAGTCCGAGTCTGCAGTATCCCATGCCTGCATCCAAAGTCTCCTCCTCAAATTTTCTGCCCAAGAACTTATTGAAGTTCGTCAGCCATCCATCACAGCCTCCTCGTCCTCTTCCTCCTCCACCCTAGTCACTTCAGTCGACCACACCAAACTATGGGCTATGATTGGCAGCGCAGCCCAGTCACAGAGAACTGCCATTAAAAGAAAAGGAGATGAGATCATCCATCAAAAAAGAGCCCCAGGCTCATCCCCTTTGCTTCAAGCACCATCTTCACCTCCAAAGAAATCCTCTGCCTCACTGGGTCCTGCCTCAAACTCACAGCTTACCGGATCCTCTGGGGTTGGAGGGAGCGGGACTGAGAAAAAAGGGCGGAGCAATAAGGTGCAAGCATCTCATCTGGACATGGAGATTGAGAGCCTACTGAGCCAACAGTCCACTAAGGAACAGCAAAGCAAAAAAGTATGTCTAAGTAGCAAGTCAGTAAAGGTCTTGTGTATTTGTGGATGTGTATGTGGATGCCTGAATCAATGATGAACTGACTTTAACTGAAAAAGTTTAGTGTTTACCATGGTTctcacaatctgtattgtaaatagcactatataaataaaggtgacttgacttgacacataTGTATACTTGTGCTTCAGGTAAGCCAAGAGATCTTAGAGCTGTTGAACACCAGTTCAGCAAAAGAACAGTCGATTGTGGAGAAGTTTCGCTCACGAGGCAGAGCTCAAGTGCAGGAGTTCTGTGATCATGGGACGAAAGAAGAGTGTGTGCAATCAGGGGACACACCTCAGCCCTGCACCAAGTTGCATTTCAGGTACGTTCACACacactaaaaataattaaaataaataacaaccatataaaatgtatatacattagAATAAACAGTATATATAcaatgccttgcaaaagtatttataccccttaatttttttcacgttttatgttgctgccttatgtttaatttctttttttccccacatcaatctacaaaccataaccataatgacaaagcaaaaacagaattgtcacaacttcataaagttatttaaaaaaaaaaaaaactgaaataaatacattgcataagtattcatacccttaacccaGTACTtacctgaagcacctttacagccatAAGTCTATttaggtatgatgcaacaagatttgctcTTTCCTCTTCATCTCTCAAGCTCTGCCAGCTTAGATGGGGCCTGGCAGACATTTTTATGTTTCTCCTtgaatgtttgattgggttcaggtggctgggccactcaaggacattcacagagctgtctataagccactcttgttgtgttcttagggtcattgtcctgttggaaggtcaaccttctgcccagtctgaggttctgactGCTCTGGACTggattttcattaaggctatctcaatattttggtgcattgagcttttcttctactgaggagaggattgagtcttgccacaacATCATTAAGCCTAAACCGGTAGAGTGTTGCAGTGatatttgtccttctgtaggtttctcctttCTCCACatttgatcatggagctcaactagagtgcccatcagcttcttggtcaccactccaaccaaagcccttctccattgAATGCTCAGTTTGACCAGGAGGCAATATGaatacaagcaatatgaatgctcctgagctaaattttaactgtcccagataagggtattaatgtttatgcaatggaatcatttaggtttttaatttttaataagtttgcAAAGATGTTCACCTGttgtttgctttgccattatggtgtatggagtgtagattaatgtgggaaaaaagtaatttaaagcagtttaatgtaaggcagcaacaaaacaaaatgagaaaaaaaaaatgaaggggtatgaatacttttgcaaggctctGTTTAATAACtatataattttacatttagaaattgtattaataatcatcaataatgattattttttattattattgattatgacaatattatgtaaacataaacaaaataatttagcctttttttttttcttttttttttataatttgactTTCTAAGGCGGATCATCAACAAACACACAGACGAGAGCCTTGGTGACTGCTCTTTTCTGAACACTTGTTTCCACATGGACACTTGTAAATATGTGCACTATGAGATAGACAGCCCTCCTGAGGCAGAGGGTGACACACTGGGGCCCCAGGCAGGAGCTGCTGAGCTTGGACTGCACTCCACTGTGGAAGACAGCAATGTTGGCAAGTTGTTTCCTTCACAGGTAAAGTATCATAATAACGGAGCCATTCCACCGCTTCTGTCAAGCTATATTACACAGTAATTGACTTGAAGCTAAAAATTAACCGGAACCAATTTAATCTAGCAACACAGAATTAAGCATGGTCTCTTGGGTAAGGTCGCTCCAGCTGTTCATAAGTTTTTTATTCTTACTGGAACGTAAAGTCCACACTAGAGGCTTAGGAACTTCTAGCATGAAACTAGCTCGGTAATCTATTCGGTTGCATCATTCAtttctaaagggatagttcacccaaaaatgaaaattctgtcattaattaccctcatgttgttccaaacccataagaccttcgttcatctttggaaaacaaatgacaatatttttgatcaaatctgaggcccttctgaccctgcatagacagaaagtgagtaaggacactgttaaaatagtccatgtgatatcagtgggtCAACtgtcattttatgaagctacaagaatactttttgtgtgcaaagaatacaaaaatattgacctttcttctgtgtcagtctctgTACCACAATGCAGTTTAATAATGCAATAAGGCATAATGCAAAAGTAATAGTAGTGCCTAAGTTGTAACTTTGTGCCCATTTATGTCAAAAATAGGTGTGTACAGATGGTGTAACCAGGCCTAGATGTATTTCTGACCTGTAGTGGCTTTCAGAGCAATCTTCTCTCATTCTCTCATTTGCTGTTCTTGTATTTGTCCACATTCAAAAACTAATATTTATTATGATTTCAAATGTTAAAACTGTGattggcatttttattttaagacaCATGACAGATATATGCCCTCTGACCTTGTCCCCATCTCAGTGGATTTGCTGTGACATCCGTTATCTGGATGTGTCCATCCTGGGGAAGTTTGCAGTGGTGATGGCCGACCCGCCGTGGGACATTCACATGGAGCTTCCATATGGAACACTCACAGACGACGAGATGAGGAAACTCAACATTCCTATTCTGCAGGATGACGGTTTCCTCTTCCTCTGGGTGACAGGAAGGTAGGGGCTCTGGGGAATGACTGAACACAAAGCTTCTTGAGACCCTTTTATCTAAGTGTAATCagattttgcatcatttttgcCACACTGATAAATGTAAACCTAAATACGAAAATTGAAAGGAGGTTATGTAATGCTATCCCGGCAACAGTCCAAATGCAGGTCAACAATAATTCATTTTCTGTCTTCACAGAGCTATGGAGCTGGGCAGAGAGTGTCTGAGCTTATGGGGGTAGGTGATTTTACATATGTAAAGTGATAATGATCTCTTTAAATATAACTAAATCAGTAAACTAAATATTTTTGTTCTCTGTCACTCAATTAGCTATGAGCGTGTAGATGAGATTATCTGGGTGAAGACTAACCAGCTTCAGAGAATCATTCGTACTGGAAGGACTGGACATTGGCTGAATCATGGCAAAGAGCATTGCTTGGTATGTGTGAGAATATACACTGCCTTTTGAAAgtgtggggtcagtaagatttttgtggggttaatatgttttttaaagtcatggtaatcaaggctgcatatatttaataaaaacagtaaaacgaatacatttgaggtcaaaagtttacatacacttcgatagaccaaaataagagggatcatagaaaatgcatgttatttttttagttagtactgacatgaataaggtatttcacataaaaaaatatttacatatagtccacatgagaaaataatagttgaatttataaaaacaaccctgttcaaaagtgtacatacacttgattcttaatactctgttggtacatgaatgatccacagctgttgtttttgtttagtaatagttgtcaagccccttgtttgtcctgaacagttaaatttgcccgctgtttttctgaaaaatccttcaggtccaacaaattctttcgtttttcagcatttttgtgtatttaaaccctttccaacattgactgtatgattttgagatccatcttctcacactgaggacaactgagggacggaTATGCAACttatacagaaggttcaaatgctcactgatgccatAGAAGGAAATGCAATGCATTAAAACTCTTTCATGATTTGAAGATCACGGTAATtgtatcttattttgtcttctgggaaacatgtaactatctttttttgtagcttctgaagggcagtactaaatggcaaaaaaatgatatttagacaaaataagaagaaTGTATAGGcctacatcttcattctgttcaaaagtttacacccctgagacttaatgcattgtttctccttctggagcatcattgagtgtttgaaccttttgaatccctcagttgtcctcagtg belongs to Garra rufa chromosome 3, GarRuf1.0, whole genome shotgun sequence and includes:
- the mettl3 gene encoding N(6)-adenosine-methyltransferase subunit METTL3 → MSDTWSHIQAHKKQLDSLRERLQRRRKDPTQLGVEAGSAEGGSARSDSPGPALQSPPQVEVDQPPDPELEKRLLGFLSELSLSLPIDSLAITNQLNTSESAVSHACIQSLLLKFSAQELIEVRQPSITASSSSSSSTLVTSVDHTKLWAMIGSAAQSQRTAIKRKGDEIIHQKRAPGSSPLLQAPSSPPKKSSASLGPASNSQLTGSSGVGGSGTEKKGRSNKVQASHLDMEIESLLSQQSTKEQQSKKVSQEILELLNTSSAKEQSIVEKFRSRGRAQVQEFCDHGTKEECVQSGDTPQPCTKLHFRRIINKHTDESLGDCSFLNTCFHMDTCKYVHYEIDSPPEAEGDTLGPQAGAAELGLHSTVEDSNVGKLFPSQWICCDIRYLDVSILGKFAVVMADPPWDIHMELPYGTLTDDEMRKLNIPILQDDGFLFLWVTGRAMELGRECLSLWGYERVDEIIWVKTNQLQRIIRTGRTGHWLNHGKEHCLVGVKGNPQGFNRGLDCDVIVAEVRSTSHKPDEIYGMIERLSPGTRKIELFGRPHNVQPNWVTLGNQLDGIHLLDPEVVARFKKRYPDGVISKPKNM